TGCGCGCAAGTACGACAGGATCTCGAGATCGCGCAGGCGCGCCGAGGCGCGCCGGAACCGCTTGGCGCGCCGCGCTTGGGTTTCGAGCTCCGGAATGCGCGCGCGGATCTCGGTGAGCAGATCGTTGATGCGGATACCGTTGGCCTCGGTCTGCTCGAGCCGGCGCAGCGACTCGGCTTTGCGCGCCAAGAACTTGCTGATTCCGGAGGTTTCCTCGAAGAGGCTGCGGCGCTCGGTCGGTTTCGACGAGAGAATCGCGTCGATTTGTCCCTGCGAAACCATCGAATACGATCCGGGGCCGAGTCCCGTGCCCATGAACAACTCGATGATGTCGCGCAGACGCACGCTCTGGCGATTGATGAAGAATTCGCTTTCGCCCGCGCGATACGCGCGCCGCGTGATCTGCACTTCCTCGAAATCGAGTTTGAGCTGACGCTCGTGGTTGTCGAAGGTCAACGACACTTCGGCCATGCCGAGCGGCTTGCGCGTATTGTTGCCGGCGAAGATGACGTCTTCCATCTTCTGGGAGCGCAAGCTGCGCGAGGACTGCTCGCCGAGCACCCAGCGGATCGCGTCGACCAGGTTCGACTTGCCGGAACCGTTCGGTCCGACCACCGCCGTCGTGCCGTCGACGAAATCGAGCGTCGTCGCCTCGGCGAACGTCTTGAAGCCGAAGACCTTGAGGGATTTGAGACGCATACGGACTAGCTGGGCGCTCCGGGCTTACGAGAGGAACGAGGGCGGCGCCGCTTGTCGAGCGCGATGACCCGGCGGTCGTCATTCGACGCCGAGCGCCCCGGCGCTTTGCTCTCGGGGTGCCGCTTGCGCAGGGTGGTCAGCGCCATCAGCGCGGCGCCCTGCTGCGCAGCCTTCTTCGAGGGGCCGATCCCCTCGCCGAGGATCTCGTCGCCGACGCGGACCTGCGAGGTGTAGCGCCGGTCGTTCGGCGGCCCTTCGGCGCGCTCGAAGTACATCGGGGTGGCGCGGAGCACGCCCTGAGCCAGCTCCTGCAGCGCCGTCTTGGCGTCGGGCTCGCCGGTCGCGGCCCCGTCGGACGGAATGAGGTGCTCGCGCTCCACGAAGCGCGCCGTCCGCTCGGCGTCGGTCGCGCCGAGCAGCACCGCCAAGAACGCCTCGAAGGCATCGGCCAGGATCGTCGCATTGTCGGCGCCGCCGCTCTGCGCCATCCCTTGCCCGAGCACGAGCAGCTCGCCGAAGCCGAGCCGCCGCGCGGTGCGCGCGCACGCCTCGCCGCTCACGAGCGCCGCTTTGCGCCGCGTCAGCTCGCCTTCGCTCGCGCCGGCGTACTTCGCCATCAGCCAGCCCGCCGTCACGTAGCCGAGGATCGCGTCGCCGAAGAACTCGAGCCGCTCGTTCGAGAGCCCTGCGCCTTCGCGCGCCGCGCTCTCGTGCACGAAGGCGCGCTCGACCGCCGTGACGTCGACCTCCGGCGCACCCGCGCTCTTCAGCAGCGCGCGCAATCGCGCGCGCCGTCGTTCACCAGGCATTTTAACGGCGCTCCGCCCCCGGCTGCGCGCCCCCCACGCGTTGCGTGGGGCCCCCGATCCGAGCTCGCAACATCATTCAAGCACGCGCACGATCCCGCTGCGCTCGCTCCATCACCATGCTGCCGTTAAACATGGCGGCCGAAGACAACCGTCGTGTTGTGGCCGCCGAAACCGAAGCCGTTCGACATCGCGACCTCGACCTGCGTCTTGCGCGCGACGTTCGGGACGTAGTCGAGCGTGCACTCGGGATCGGGAACCTCGTAGTTGATCGTCGGCGGCAGGATGCCGTGGTGCAGCGCGAGCACGGTCGCGATTCCTTCCACCGCACCGGCCGCGCCGAGCAGATGGCCGTGCATCGACTTCGTCGAGGAGACCGCAACCTTGCCGCTCGTCGCGTGCTCGCCGAAAACGCGGGCGATCGCCTGCGACTCGGCCGCATCGCCGAGCGGCGTCGACGTGCCGTGCGCGTTGATGTAACCGACCTGCTCCGGACGCACTTCGCTGCGCGCGAGCGCGCGCTCCATCGCGAGCACGACGCCTTTCGACTCCGGATCGGGTTGCGCGATATGAAACGCGTCGGCCGACTGCCCGTAGCCGAGCACCTCGGCGTAGATCGGTGCGCCGCGGCCCAGCGCGTGCTCGCGGTCCTCGAAGATCATGATCCCCGCGCCCTCGCCGAGGATGAAGCCGTCGCGCTCCTTGTCGAACGGGCGGGAAGCGCGCGTCGGATCGTCGTTGCGCGTCGACATCGCCTTCATCGACGAGAAGCCGCCCATCGCGACCGGCGTGACCGCGGCCTCGCTTCCACCGGTGACGACCGCGATCGCCTCGCCGAGCACGATCTTGTCGTACGCGATGCAGAACGCGTCGTTCGCGCTCGCGCACGCCGAAGAGACCGCGAAGACGGGGCCGCGCAGCCCGTAGGTCATCGAGATCTGCGCCGAGGCCGCGTTCCCCATCAGCATCGGGACGAAGAACGGCGAGATGCGGTCCCACGCCTGCTTCGGCTGAACCTGATCGGTCGTCCCTTCGATGGTGATGATCCCGCCGATGCCGGTCGCAACCACGGCCCCGGTCCGCGCGCGCACGTCGGGGTCGTCCGGGAACTTCGCGTCCTCGAGCGCCTCGCGCGCCGCCGCCAGCGCCATCTGCGCGTAGCGGTCCATCCGACGCGCGTCGCGGCGCCCGAACAGCGCGTCGGGGTCGAAGTCTTTCACCTCGGCCGAGATCCGCGTGGGGAGCTTGGCAGGGTCGAACGCCGTCGTCGGCCCGACCCCGCTGCGCCCGGTGACCAGCCCCTCCCAGAAGCTTTGATAATCGTTGCCGAGCGGCGTGATGGCGCCCAGCCCCGTAACGACGACGCGGCGTTTCTCCAAAACGCATTCCGGTTCTAAGGCCGCAGGATCGCCCCTCCCCCGCCCGGCGCGCTCGTTACGCTGCACCAACCGAACCGGTTGCGCGAGCGGCCACTAGCCCGCCCGGCGGACATAGTCGAGCCCGAAGACGGGCTTCCAGTCCGCTCCGGCACGGGTGAGCAGCGTCCAGTGATAGGCGTCGTTCGAGCGGCGAGCGACGTCGACGCGGAAATCGGTCGGGCCGGGATGCCCGACGATCGCGCCGTCGCTGCTGAAGGTCATCGTCCACACGTCGCCCGCGAGCGTCACGGGCCCTTGCGTGATTGCGTTGTGGGAGTCGATGTACCACAACGTCGTCCGCTTTGACGTGCCGTCGTAGTACAGGTTGCCGGCATAGCCGTTCGGCAGCGGGCTGCCGTCGGGCCCGATGAACGCCGTCGTGAAGCGGATCGCGCTGCCGTTCGGCGCAAGGTCGTAGCGCGTCTCGATGGACTTCGTGCCGCCCGGAAGCGTGCTCGTGTCGGCGCGCCACACCCCGCCGACCAGCCAGCGAAACGGCTGCAGCTCAGGCGTGATCGGCGCGACGCGCGCGTCGTCCGGGGCGGCGAGCGCGCGTACTGGAGCTGCGGCAGCGAGCAGCGCGCACAGCGAAAGCGCCGTGAAAACGCGCCGGGCAAACGAAAAACGCATGACGGTCATCTCCGTTTGAGCGAGTCGAAGTAGTAGCGCAGGTGGCGAACCGAGTCGTCGAAGCGCGCGATGTCGCGCTCGGCGGTCGCCTGCATCACGCCGCCTTCCATCACCGTGAGGACGAACGACGCCAGCGAGTCCGGATCGGCGTCCTCGCGCAGCTCGGGCATCGCATCGCGCACGCAGCCGGCGACCGCGTCGCGCCATTGCTGAAAATTACGGTTCACCAATTCGCGCGCGCGCTCGGACGCGTTCTGCATCTCGAGCGCGAGCGAACCGATCGGACAGCGGTACCGAAAGTCCGTTGAGAGAATCGCGCGCCGGTAGCCATCCATCACCGCGAAGACGCGCTCGACCGGATCCTCGCTCGCCGCGAACGCCGGGTCCATCACCTGGGGTGCGAGCCCGTCGAGATAGGCCTCCAGCACGGCGATCAGCACGTCTTCCTTGGTCGCGAAGAAGTGGTAGAGCGAACCGCTCCGCACCCCGGCCGCGGCCACGACGTCGGCGACCGCCGTCCGCTCGTAGCCGCGCTCCCAGAACAGCCGCATCGCGGCCTCGACGATCCGAGCCTTCGTCCCGGCCGGGCGGTCCACGGGCGGTTCTTGGTTGACCGACCAACCAAGTCCTGTTCGCAGAACTCGCTCCGCACCGCGAAGTACACTGGGCACATGACCGCTCGCCGCTTCCCCGACGGACCCAAGCTGATCTCGGCGATCCGGGGGATGGCGACCGGCGGCGACCTCTCGCAGGTGCCGGCGTTCTTGGAGCGGGTCGCGCGCGAGTACGGGCCGGTCGCCTCGTGGCGCGTGCCGGGGGCGCGCTTCTGGTTCGTCGACGATGCGGCGCTGATCGACCAGGTGCTGACCGCCAGCGGCTACGACCTCATCAAAGGCCGCGGGCTGCGCCGGATGCGGCGGCTGCTCGGCGAGGGTCTGCTGACCAGCGACGAGCCGCTTCATCTGAAGCAGCGCCGGCTGGTGCAGCCGGCGTTCCACCGCGAGCGGGTCGCCGGCTACGCCGCGACGATGATCGACGCGGCCCGCACGGCCGCCGAGCAGCTCCAGGACGGCGAGACGCTGGCGGTCGACGCGCTGATGAACCGGCTCGCGCTGCGGATCGCCGCGGCGACCCTCTTCTCGGCCGACGTCGAGGACGACGCCGACGTGATCGGGTCTTCGGTCACCGAGGCGATGGCGGTCTTCCCGTCGAGCCTCAGCGCGTTCGGCGAGCTGCTCGACCACGTCCCGTGGCACCCGGCGACCCGCCGCTTCAAAGCCGCGCGCGCCACGCTGGACGCGGTCATCTACCGCCTCATCGAGGAGCGCCGCCGCGAGGGCGCCGACCGCGGCGACCTGCTCTCGATGCTGCTGGCCTCCCGCGACGAGGACGGAAGGCCGATGCCGACCGAGCTGGTCCGCGACGAGGCGCTCACGCTGCTCCTCGCCGGCCACGAGACGACCGCCAACGCGCTCGCCTGGACGTGGGATGCGCTCACCCGCAACCCGGCCGCCGAAGAGCGGCTCCACGCCGAGCTCGACGAAGTCCTCGGCGAGCGCGACCCGGTCCCCGGAGACTACGCGCGGCTGCCGTTCACCCGCGACGTCGTCGCCGAGTCGATGCGGCTCCGGCCGCCGGCGTGGATCCTCGGCCGCCGCGCGATCCGGCCGATCCGGCTCGGCGCCTGGGAGGTGCCGGCCGGCTCGGTGATCCTGACCGCGCAGATCGTCACCCACCGCAACCCGCGCTACTGGACCGAGCCCGAGGCCTTCCGCCCCGAGCGCTGGTCGAACGGCGAGACGGCCGGCCTCCCGCGCGGCGCCTACTTTCCGTTCGGCGGCGGAAACCGGATCTGCATCGGCGAGGGGTTCGCCTGGACGGAGGCGGTCCTGGTCCTGGCGACGCTCGCCCGCCGGGTCCGCTTCCGCGGCCTGAACCCCGCCCGCGTCCCGCTCGGGCCGTCGGTCACGCTGCGCCCCGGCCGGCCGATCCTCATGCGGGCCGAGTTCCGGCGGGCCCACGTTTCCGTTTGACCGCCCGCGCGGGGACCTGGTATACTCTCGCGGCTATGTTCCGGTTCGACCTCCAGCTGTTCGCGTCCAAGAAGGGTGCGGGCTCCACGCGCAACGGGCGCGACTCGAACGCCCAGCGGCTCGGCGTGAAGCGCTACGGCGGCGAGCACGTGATCCCGGGCAACATCATCGTCCGCCAGCGCGGGACGAAGTTCCACCCCGGCCAGGGCGTCATGCTCGGCCGCGACCACACGATCTTCGCCGTGGCCGAAGGCCTCGTCACGTTCACCAGCTCCCGCAACCGGAAGCACGTGAACGTCGTCCCCGCCGCTGTCTAACCCGGCTCGCGAGCCGCACCTCGAAAGAGCCGCCGTCGCGGCTCTTTTTGCTTTCTAGCGCATGCAATTCATCGACGAGGCGACGATCGGGGTGAGCGCTGGCAACGGCGGCGACGGCGTCGTCGCGTGGCGGCGCGAGAAGTACGTGCCGAAGGGCGGGCCGGCCGGGGGCGACGGCGGGCGCGGCGGCGACGTCGTGCTGCTCGCCGATCCCGAGCTCGGCACGCTGGTCGACTTTCGCTTCAAGAAGAACTTCGGCGCGGAGTCCGGCAAGCCGGGCTCAACCTCGAACAAGTCCGGCAAAGCCGGCGACGATCTGATCATTCGCGTGCCGGTCGGCACGCTCGTCACGCGCACGGAGATGGATCCTGAAGGGAACCGCGGACATTCGCGCTTGTTCGCCGATTTGAGCACGCCGTTCGAACGGATTCGCGTCGCGAAAGGCGGTCGCGGCGGGCTCGGGAACCAGCACTTCGCGACCGCCGCGCGCCAAGCGCCGCGCTTCGCGGAAAAAGGCGCGCCGGGCGAACGCTGCGAGCTGCGGCTCGAGTTGAAACTGCTCGCCGACGCGGGCTTGATCGGGCTTCCGAACGCCGGCAAGTCGACGCTGCTGTCCGTCGTGAGCGCGGCGCGGCCGAAGATCGCCGACTACCCGTTCACCACGCTCGAGCCGCAGCTCGGCGTCGTGCGCGTCGCGGAGTTCGAGTCGTTCGTGATGGTCGACGTTCCGGGCTTGATCGAAGGCGCGCACGAAGGCGCGGGGCTCGGCGACCGTTTCCTGCGCCACGTCGAGCGCACGCGCGTTCTCGTCCATCTGATCGACGGCGCGAAGTCGTCCGACGACGTGCTCGCCGACAAGGCGACGATCGAGAGCGAGCTGCGCGCGTGGAATCCGGCGCTGCTCGAGCGGCCGGTGATCGTCGTCATCACGAAGCTCGACTTGCCGGACGCGCGCGCGACGTACGAAGCGCTGCGCGAGCAGATGCCCGGGCTGCGCGGCATTTCCGCTGCGACCGGCGAGGGCGTGCGCGAGCTGATCTACGCCACGTGGGAGACGATCAAGGCGACGCCTCCGATCGCGATCGCGCAGCCCGAGCCCGCGCAGATCGAGCTGACCGCCGACGAGCCGTTCGTGATTCACGTGGAAGACGGCATCTACGTCGTCAGCG
The nucleotide sequence above comes from Candidatus Eremiobacterota bacterium. Encoded proteins:
- a CDS encoding AAA family ATPase; its protein translation is MRLKSLKVFGFKTFAEATTLDFVDGTTAVVGPNGSGKSNLVDAIRWVLGEQSSRSLRSQKMEDVIFAGNNTRKPLGMAEVSLTFDNHERQLKLDFEEVQITRRAYRAGESEFFINRQSVRLRDIIELFMGTGLGPGSYSMVSQGQIDAILSSKPTERRSLFEETSGISKFLARKAESLRRLEQTEANGIRINDLLTEIRARIPELETQARRAKRFRRASARLRDLEILSYLRA
- the rnc gene encoding ribonuclease III, translating into MPGERRRARLRALLKSAGAPEVDVTAVERAFVHESAAREGAGLSNERLEFFGDAILGYVTAGWLMAKYAGASEGELTRRKAALVSGEACARTARRLGFGELLVLGQGMAQSGGADNATILADAFEAFLAVLLGATDAERTARFVEREHLIPSDGAATGEPDAKTALQELAQGVLRATPMYFERAEGPPNDRRYTSQVRVGDEILGEGIGPSKKAAQQGAALMALTTLRKRHPESKAPGRSASNDDRRVIALDKRRRPRSSRKPGAPS
- the fabF gene encoding beta-ketoacyl-ACP synthase II is translated as MEKRRVVVTGLGAITPLGNDYQSFWEGLVTGRSGVGPTTAFDPAKLPTRISAEVKDFDPDALFGRRDARRMDRYAQMALAAAREALEDAKFPDDPDVRARTGAVVATGIGGIITIEGTTDQVQPKQAWDRISPFFVPMLMGNAASAQISMTYGLRGPVFAVSSACASANDAFCIAYDKIVLGEAIAVVTGGSEAAVTPVAMGGFSSMKAMSTRNDDPTRASRPFDKERDGFILGEGAGIMIFEDREHALGRGAPIYAEVLGYGQSADAFHIAQPDPESKGVVLAMERALARSEVRPEQVGYINAHGTSTPLGDAAESQAIARVFGEHATSGKVAVSSTKSMHGHLLGAAGAVEGIATVLALHHGILPPTINYEVPDPECTLDYVPNVARKTQVEVAMSNGFGFGGHNTTVVFGRHV
- a CDS encoding TetR family transcriptional regulator, whose translation is MRLFWERGYERTAVADVVAAAGVRSGSLYHFFATKEDVLIAVLEAYLDGLAPQVMDPAFAASEDPVERVFAVMDGYRRAILSTDFRYRCPIGSLALEMQNASERARELVNRNFQQWRDAVAGCVRDAMPELREDADPDSLASFVLTVMEGGVMQATAERDIARFDDSVRHLRYYFDSLKRR
- a CDS encoding cytochrome P450, encoding MTARRFPDGPKLISAIRGMATGGDLSQVPAFLERVAREYGPVASWRVPGARFWFVDDAALIDQVLTASGYDLIKGRGLRRMRRLLGEGLLTSDEPLHLKQRRLVQPAFHRERVAGYAATMIDAARTAAEQLQDGETLAVDALMNRLALRIAAATLFSADVEDDADVIGSSVTEAMAVFPSSLSAFGELLDHVPWHPATRRFKAARATLDAVIYRLIEERRREGADRGDLLSMLLASRDEDGRPMPTELVRDEALTLLLAGHETTANALAWTWDALTRNPAAEERLHAELDEVLGERDPVPGDYARLPFTRDVVAESMRLRPPAWILGRRAIRPIRLGAWEVPAGSVILTAQIVTHRNPRYWTEPEAFRPERWSNGETAGLPRGAYFPFGGGNRICIGEGFAWTEAVLVLATLARRVRFRGLNPARVPLGPSVTLRPGRPILMRAEFRRAHVSV
- the rpmA gene encoding 50S ribosomal protein L27, with product MFRFDLQLFASKKGAGSTRNGRDSNAQRLGVKRYGGEHVIPGNIIVRQRGTKFHPGQGVMLGRDHTIFAVAEGLVTFTSSRNRKHVNVVPAAV
- the obgE gene encoding GTPase ObgE → MQFIDEATIGVSAGNGGDGVVAWRREKYVPKGGPAGGDGGRGGDVVLLADPELGTLVDFRFKKNFGAESGKPGSTSNKSGKAGDDLIIRVPVGTLVTRTEMDPEGNRGHSRLFADLSTPFERIRVAKGGRGGLGNQHFATAARQAPRFAEKGAPGERCELRLELKLLADAGLIGLPNAGKSTLLSVVSAARPKIADYPFTTLEPQLGVVRVAEFESFVMVDVPGLIEGAHEGAGLGDRFLRHVERTRVLVHLIDGAKSSDDVLADKATIESELRAWNPALLERPVIVVITKLDLPDARATYEALREQMPGLRGISAATGEGVRELIYATWETIKATPPIAIAQPEPAQIELTADEPFVIHVEDGIYVVSGERVERLARMTDFDSDEALARFEQILAKMGVEKKLRELGVHEGDTVRIAGVEFDYS